The Desulfuromonas versatilis genome has a segment encoding these proteins:
- the rarD gene encoding EamA family transporter RarD: protein MTTETATDPAPDTRPLRQGVFFGLAAYLIWGFFPAYFKALAQVPPLEVLAHRIFWSAALLLILVFAMGRRQALAAAFADRATLRILTCSTLLIAANWLIFIYAVAAGQVLQSSLGYFITPLINVALGFVFLKERLRPLQNLSLLLAVAGVLILTLSYGQVPWIALALAGSFGTYGLLRKTANIDALLGLTVETCLLAPLALGYLLVVGAGGEGRFLGADLSLNLLLPLAGVVTSLPLLLFAGAARRLRLATIGFLQYITPSLHLLLAVAAFGEAFTLVHLVTFACIWSGLVLFSLDFFRSSRTAKTLRSRAARP from the coding sequence CCACCGACCCCGCGCCCGACACCCGCCCCCTGCGCCAGGGGGTTTTCTTCGGCCTCGCGGCCTACCTGATCTGGGGGTTCTTCCCGGCCTACTTCAAGGCCCTGGCCCAAGTCCCGCCGCTCGAGGTGCTGGCCCACCGCATCTTCTGGTCGGCGGCCCTGCTGCTGATCCTGGTCTTCGCCATGGGCCGGCGGCAGGCGTTGGCCGCCGCCTTCGCCGACCGCGCCACCCTGCGCATCCTGACCTGTTCCACCCTGCTGATCGCCGCCAACTGGCTGATCTTCATCTACGCCGTGGCCGCGGGGCAGGTGCTGCAGTCGAGCCTGGGGTATTTCATCACCCCGCTGATCAACGTGGCTCTCGGTTTTGTGTTCCTCAAAGAGCGGCTGCGCCCCCTGCAGAATCTGAGCCTCCTTCTGGCGGTTGCGGGCGTGCTGATTCTGACCCTCTCCTACGGCCAGGTCCCCTGGATCGCCCTGGCCCTGGCCGGCTCCTTCGGCACCTACGGGCTGCTGCGCAAGACGGCCAACATCGATGCCCTGCTCGGGCTTACCGTCGAGACCTGCCTGCTTGCGCCGCTGGCGCTGGGTTATCTGCTGGTGGTCGGGGCGGGCGGGGAGGGGCGTTTTCTCGGCGCGGATTTGAGTCTCAACCTGCTGCTGCCGCTGGCGGGGGTGGTTACCTCCCTGCCGCTGCTGCTGTTCGCCGGGGCGGCCCGCAGGCTGCGGCTGGCCACCATCGGCTTTCTGCAATACATCACCCCCAGCCTCCACCTGCTGCTGGCCGTTGCCGCCTTCGGCGAAGCCTTCACCCTGGTGCACCTGGTCACCTTCGCCTGCATCTGGTCGGGGCTGGTCCTGTTCTCTCTCGACTTCTTCCGCAGCTCCCGCACGGCCAAGACGCTGCGGAGCCGGGCGGCGCGTCCCTGA
- a CDS encoding type II toxin-antitoxin system HicA family toxin: MKRKHQKTLELIFARPVSANIKWRDIEALLVELGAEITEREGSRIGVRLFGDRRVFHRPHPSPDTDKGAVAAIRDWLKENEVTP, from the coding sequence ATTAAACGCAAGCACCAGAAAACCCTTGAGCTTATTTTCGCCCGGCCGGTCAGCGCCAACATCAAGTGGCGCGACATCGAGGCGCTGCTGGTTGAACTCGGCGCCGAAATAACCGAGCGCGAAGGTTCGCGCATAGGGGTCAGGCTGTTCGGCGACCGCCGGGTGTTTCATCGCCCGCATCCATCGCCCGACACCGACAAAGGCGCCGTTGCCGCCATCCGCGACTGGCTCAAAGAAAACGAGGTGACACCATGA
- a CDS encoding type II toxin-antitoxin system HicB family antitoxin, translating to MMNMMEIDGYRAVIAYDPEIEMFRGEFVGLNGGADFYAKDADGLKKEGAASLKVFLDMCAEDGVNPRKEYSGKFNVRVPGKLHADIARAAAAHGKSLNQWVVEVLDKAVHE from the coding sequence ATGATGAACATGATGGAAATCGACGGTTACCGCGCCGTCATCGCCTACGACCCGGAAATCGAAATGTTTCGCGGCGAATTCGTCGGCCTGAACGGCGGCGCCGATTTTTACGCCAAAGACGCCGACGGCCTTAAAAAAGAAGGAGCCGCCTCTCTCAAGGTCTTTCTCGACATGTGCGCCGAAGACGGGGTCAACCCCAGAAAAGAATACTCCGGCAAATTCAACGTCCGCGTCCCCGGCAAGCTGCACGCCGACATCGCCCGGGCCGCCGCCGCCCACGGGAAAAGCCTCAATCAGTGGGTGGTTGAAGTCCTGGATAAAGCCGTGCACGAATGA
- a CDS encoding GYD domain-containing protein produces the protein MATFITLINFTDQGIRNVKDSPARFEAFKAMAESLGLTVKSAYWTVGNYDIVIVVEGPEEAAVTALLKTGSLGNVRTQTLRGFSAEEMKRLLANMP, from the coding sequence ATGGCAACGTTTATCACCCTCATCAACTTCACCGACCAGGGCATTCGCAACGTCAAGGACTCGCCGGCGCGCTTCGAGGCCTTCAAGGCCATGGCCGAATCCCTGGGGCTGACCGTCAAAAGCGCCTATTGGACCGTGGGGAATTACGACATCGTGATTGTCGTGGAGGGGCCCGAAGAGGCCGCCGTCACCGCCCTGCTCAAAACAGGTTCCCTCGGCAACGTGCGTACCCAGACCCTGCGTGGATTCTCTGCGGAGGAGATGAAGCGCCTGCTCGCCAACATGCCCTGA
- a CDS encoding ferritin family protein, producing the protein MFENVDIQEAIKRSIQTEKNARDFYRLGAKHIKNERARKTFEFLAREEAEHASWFYDIYEGDDIPDFDAFMAVDPQKDSDWLSDLEKAQMEELNEHKALELAMDKELKLEKALREMAAKIKNPGVSAVFMKNAESTHEHYELIESEYAHLMGMVHETDIDTYVRE; encoded by the coding sequence ATGTTTGAAAACGTCGACATCCAAGAAGCGATCAAGCGCTCCATCCAGACCGAAAAGAATGCCCGCGATTTCTACCGCCTGGGCGCCAAGCACATCAAAAACGAACGGGCCCGGAAGACCTTCGAATTTCTCGCCCGCGAAGAGGCCGAACACGCCAGCTGGTTCTACGACATCTACGAGGGGGACGACATCCCCGACTTCGACGCCTTCATGGCCGTCGACCCGCAGAAGGACTCGGACTGGCTCTCGGACCTGGAAAAGGCCCAGATGGAGGAGCTCAACGAGCACAAGGCCCTGGAGCTGGCCATGGACAAGGAGCTGAAGCTGGAAAAAGCCCTGCGCGAGATGGCTGCCAAGATCAAGAACCCCGGGGTCAGCGCCGTGTTCATGAAAAACGCCGAGTCGACCCACGAGCACTACGAACTGATCGAATCGGAATACGCCCACCTGATGGGGATGGTCCACGAGACCGACATCGACACCTACGTGCGGGAATGA
- a CDS encoding DUF4112 domain-containing protein produces the protein MSKMDQDKIKKRLERLAWLLDNSIPIPGLNVRIGLDALIGLFPGYGDTIGALVSSYILSEAARLGAPKSVLLKMAANIALDTLVGAIPLFGDLFDFAWKANQRNVLLLGDYLENPRRAVASSRLFAGLLGLVLVAFVVFIGMLGFLLIRLLWQAASGA, from the coding sequence ATGAGCAAGATGGATCAGGATAAAATCAAAAAACGCCTGGAGCGGCTGGCCTGGCTGCTGGACAACTCCATCCCGATCCCGGGGTTGAACGTCCGCATCGGCCTCGATGCCCTGATCGGCCTGTTCCCCGGCTACGGCGATACCATCGGCGCGCTGGTCTCCAGCTACATCCTCTCCGAGGCCGCGCGCCTGGGCGCCCCCAAGTCGGTGCTGCTGAAGATGGCCGCCAACATCGCCCTCGATACCCTGGTCGGCGCCATCCCCCTGTTTGGGGACCTGTTCGATTTCGCCTGGAAGGCCAACCAGCGCAACGTGCTGCTGCTGGGCGACTATTTGGAAAACCCGCGCCGGGCGGTGGCCTCGAGCCGCCTGTTCGCCGGGCTGCTCGGCCTGGTGCTGGTGGCCTTCGTGGTGTTCATCGGCATGCTCGGCTTTTTGCTGATCCGCTTGCTCTGGCAGGCGGCGAGCGGCGCCTGA
- a CDS encoding GSU3128 family (seleno)protein: MKMRKKFLDYEYEEVLDVKTREMIRVACAVAVGCPDULTKHFAVAKQAGATEAELKEAMAYGMIAPSGRAKNFTLRMMGELGLED, encoded by the coding sequence ATGAAGATGCGCAAGAAGTTTCTCGACTACGAGTACGAGGAAGTGCTCGACGTTAAAACCCGCGAAATGATCCGCGTCGCCTGCGCGGTGGCGGTGGGGTGCCCCGACTGACTCACCAAGCACTTCGCGGTCGCGAAGCAGGCGGGGGCTACCGAGGCGGAGCTGAAGGAAGCCATGGCGTACGGGATGATCGCCCCTTCGGGGCGGGCGAAGAATTTTACTTTGCGGATGATGGGGGAGTTGGGGTTGGAGGATTGA
- a CDS encoding DMT family transporter has product MQNNSLKADALLFLTAAIWGFAFVAQRVGMDYIGPFTYNGIRFALGSLSLLPLIYLSRRAGRQGGRSAPAGGKVLLYGGLMAGGALFLGASLQQAGLVYTTAGNAGFITGLYVVLVPILGLFWKQRPGAGTWLGASLALVGLYLLSVTEQFTMAFGDVLVLIGAFFWAGHVLLIGWLSPRMDALKLSAIQFAVCAVLSLLTALLLETITLDSVLQATVPILYGGLMSVGVAYTLQVVAQRDAHPAHTAILLSLEGVFAAIGGWLLLGETLGPRALLGCALMLSGMLLSELSAYLFRPRACRSQEANS; this is encoded by the coding sequence ATGCAGAACAACAGCCTGAAAGCCGATGCCCTGCTGTTTCTCACTGCGGCCATCTGGGGCTTTGCCTTCGTCGCCCAGCGGGTCGGCATGGATTACATCGGCCCCTTCACCTACAACGGCATCCGTTTCGCCCTGGGCAGCCTCTCGCTGCTGCCGCTGATCTACCTGAGCAGGCGGGCCGGCAGGCAGGGTGGGCGCAGCGCACCGGCAGGCGGCAAGGTTCTGCTCTACGGCGGGCTGATGGCCGGCGGCGCCCTGTTCCTCGGCGCTTCCCTGCAGCAGGCCGGGCTGGTCTACACGACCGCCGGCAACGCCGGCTTCATCACCGGGCTCTACGTGGTGCTGGTGCCGATCCTGGGCCTTTTCTGGAAACAGCGCCCCGGCGCCGGCACCTGGCTCGGCGCCTCCCTGGCCCTGGTCGGGCTCTACCTGCTGAGCGTCACCGAGCAGTTCACCATGGCCTTCGGCGATGTGCTGGTGCTGATCGGCGCCTTTTTCTGGGCCGGGCACGTGCTGCTGATCGGCTGGCTCTCGCCGCGCATGGACGCCCTCAAGCTCTCCGCCATCCAGTTCGCGGTCTGCGCGGTGCTCAGCCTGCTCACCGCCCTGCTGCTGGAAACCATCACCCTCGACTCGGTGCTGCAGGCGACGGTGCCGATTCTCTACGGCGGCCTGATGTCGGTGGGGGTCGCCTACACCCTGCAGGTGGTCGCCCAGCGCGACGCCCACCCGGCGCATACCGCCATCCTGCTCAGCCTCGAGGGGGTGTTCGCCGCCATCGGCGGCTGGCTGCTGCTCGGCGAGACCCTGGGTCCCCGGGCCCTGCTCGGCTGCGCCCTGATGCTCAGCGGCATGCTGCTCTCGGAACTTTCCGCCTACCTTTTTCGGCCCAGGGCTTGCCGGTCGCAGGAAGCGAACAGCTAA
- a CDS encoding DMT family transporter: MSNFLFYTATVLIWGSTWLAIKFQLGSVDPLASVAYRFALAALLLLGFCLLSRRRMRFSLREHLFIALQGGLLFAINYWMFYLAELYLASGLVAVVFSTMVILNVVNGALLLGTPIEARVIVGGALGLFGIGLVFWPELRAFDFSGQGVQGLLLCLLATLMASLGNIVSARNQRHGLPIVQTNAYGMSYGALLSFAYVLVSGREFGFELSGAYLGSLLYLAVFGSIVAFGCYLTLVGRIGAGRAAYTTLLFPLVALGLSTLFENYHWSLSAVAGILLILAGNVLALKKPRRRAAVPTPEAPDLQPSTLSETEHPCRTTA; this comes from the coding sequence ATGAGCAACTTCCTCTTCTACACCGCCACCGTGCTGATCTGGGGATCGACCTGGCTGGCCATCAAGTTCCAGCTCGGCAGCGTCGACCCGCTGGCCTCGGTGGCCTACCGCTTCGCCCTGGCGGCGCTGCTGCTGCTCGGCTTCTGCCTCCTCAGCAGGCGCCGGATGCGCTTCAGCCTCCGCGAGCACCTGTTCATCGCCCTGCAGGGGGGGCTGCTCTTCGCCATCAACTACTGGATGTTCTACCTCGCCGAACTCTACCTCGCCAGCGGCCTGGTGGCGGTGGTCTTCTCCACCATGGTGATCCTCAACGTGGTCAACGGCGCCCTGCTGCTCGGCACCCCCATCGAGGCGCGGGTGATCGTCGGCGGCGCCCTGGGGCTTTTCGGCATCGGCCTGGTCTTCTGGCCCGAACTGCGCGCCTTCGACTTCAGCGGCCAGGGGGTCCAGGGGCTGCTGCTGTGCCTGCTCGCCACGCTGATGGCCTCACTGGGCAACATCGTCTCGGCCCGCAACCAGCGCCATGGCTTGCCAATCGTCCAGACCAACGCCTACGGCATGAGCTACGGCGCGCTGCTGAGCTTCGCCTATGTGCTGGTCAGTGGCCGGGAGTTCGGTTTCGAGCTCAGCGGGGCCTACCTCGGTTCACTGCTGTATCTGGCGGTGTTCGGCTCCATCGTCGCCTTCGGCTGCTACCTCACCCTGGTCGGCCGCATCGGCGCCGGGCGCGCCGCCTACACCACCCTGCTGTTTCCCCTGGTGGCCCTGGGGCTGTCGACCCTCTTCGAAAATTACCACTGGAGCCTTTCGGCGGTTGCCGGTATCCTGCTGATCCTGGCCGGCAACGTGTTGGCCCTGAAAAAGCCGCGCCGGCGCGCCGCCGTCCCGACGCCGGAAGCGCCCGACCTGCAACCTTCAACCCTCAGCGAAACCGAACACCCATGCAGAACAACAGCCTGA
- a CDS encoding aminotransferase-like domain-containing protein, whose amino-acid sequence MRTIVENNSGRTPLYEEVAQRIVFLVENGTFKPGERVPSLRTLSRQMQVSVNTVKEAYGYLEDRRVLEARPQSGYYVCPRLPAVPGDPDISEPELSPTGVSISEVVQMIMRDILNPRLIQLGAAIPNPELLPVDKLNRMLSAAARRHPGEAVSYAIPPGNERLRKQIARRMLLAGCALRPDDIIATTGCMEAVLLALRATCRPGATLAVESPVYYNFLQLIQDLGLRALEIPATPGEGMSLEALRYAMEQTRVDACMVISNFNNPLGGQMPDERKRELVELLAARDIPLIEDDIYGDLSFAGERPSVAKAYDQKGGVLLCSSFSKTLAPGYRVGWIAPGRYRAQVERLKMTLNIASASPTQLAVAEFLANGGYEHHLRTIRRDYAKRVAQMSEAIGRYFPAGTRVTRPKGGFSLWVELPEYVDTLALYPRAVKEGITIAPGPIFSASGKYANFIRVNAAFWSERTEGAVATLGRLAAAMQPAAKK is encoded by the coding sequence ATGCGCACGATCGTCGAAAATAACTCGGGGCGGACCCCGCTCTACGAGGAAGTGGCCCAGCGGATCGTTTTTCTGGTGGAGAACGGCACCTTCAAGCCGGGCGAGCGGGTCCCCTCGCTGCGCACCCTGAGCCGGCAGATGCAGGTGAGCGTCAACACGGTCAAGGAGGCCTACGGCTATCTGGAGGACCGCCGGGTGCTCGAGGCGCGCCCCCAGTCGGGATACTACGTCTGCCCCCGGCTGCCGGCCGTCCCCGGCGACCCGGACATTTCGGAGCCGGAGCTCAGCCCCACCGGAGTGAGCATCAGCGAGGTGGTGCAGATGATCATGCGCGACATTCTCAACCCGCGCCTGATCCAGCTCGGCGCCGCCATCCCCAACCCCGAGCTGCTGCCGGTGGACAAACTCAACCGCATGCTCTCCGCCGCCGCCCGGCGCCACCCCGGCGAGGCGGTCAGCTACGCCATCCCGCCGGGCAACGAGCGGCTGCGCAAGCAGATCGCCCGGCGCATGCTGCTGGCCGGCTGCGCCCTGCGCCCCGACGACATCATCGCCACCACCGGCTGCATGGAGGCGGTGCTGCTGGCGCTGCGCGCCACCTGCCGGCCCGGCGCCACCCTGGCGGTGGAGTCGCCGGTCTACTACAACTTTCTGCAGCTGATCCAGGACCTCGGCCTGCGCGCCCTGGAGATCCCCGCCACCCCCGGCGAAGGGATGAGCCTGGAGGCGCTGCGCTACGCCATGGAGCAGACCCGGGTCGACGCCTGCATGGTCATCTCCAACTTCAACAACCCGCTGGGCGGGCAGATGCCCGACGAGAGGAAGCGCGAGCTGGTGGAGCTGCTGGCGGCGCGCGACATCCCGCTGATCGAGGACGACATCTACGGCGACCTCAGCTTCGCCGGCGAGCGCCCGAGCGTGGCCAAGGCCTACGACCAGAAGGGGGGCGTGCTGCTCTGCTCCTCCTTCTCCAAGACCCTGGCCCCCGGCTACCGGGTCGGCTGGATCGCCCCGGGGCGCTACCGGGCCCAGGTGGAGCGGCTGAAGATGACCCTGAACATCGCCTCGGCCTCCCCCACCCAGCTGGCAGTGGCGGAGTTTCTCGCCAACGGCGGCTACGAACACCACCTGCGCACCATCCGCCGCGACTACGCCAAGCGCGTCGCCCAGATGAGCGAGGCCATCGGCCGCTATTTTCCGGCCGGCACCCGGGTGACCCGGCCCAAGGGGGGCTTTTCCCTGTGGGTGGAGCTGCCCGAGTACGTCGACACCCTGGCCCTCTACCCCCGCGCGGTCAAGGAAGGGATCACCATCGCCCCCGGCCCGATCTTTTCGGCCAGCGGCAAGTACGCCAACTTCATCCGCGTCAACGCCGCCTTCTGGTCCGAGCGCACCGAAGGGGCGGTGGCGACCCTGGGGCGGCTGGCGGCGGCGATGCAGCCGGCGGCAAAGAAATAA
- a CDS encoding DUF2917 domain-containing protein, translating to MDMLLREGEILTLQGDARGVRLRCADGVLWITQPGDSNDYLLRNGREFTVARRGTVVVLALREARVAALPRRAANPGRVPWQLARAGA from the coding sequence ATGGACATGCTGCTGAGAGAAGGCGAAATACTCACCCTGCAGGGGGATGCCCGGGGCGTGCGGCTGCGCTGCGCCGACGGGGTGCTTTGGATCACCCAGCCGGGGGACAGCAACGACTACCTGCTGCGCAACGGCCGGGAGTTCACCGTGGCCCGCCGCGGCACCGTGGTGGTGCTGGCCCTGCGCGAGGCCCGGGTGGCCGCCCTGCCGCGGCGGGCCGCAAACCCCGGCCGGGTCCCCTGGCAGTTGGCCCGGGCCGGGGCCTGA